CATGCACCAGTCAGCTTCATGGGATCCAAAATAGGAAAAAGGCAAACAAATCACCCCACCATAGATCGGAGGATatggcgggggaggggggaagtTCTACTTACCCTCGTGGTAGCACTTTGACCAGCAAAGTGCGTTCCGTGGGTCGGTTCTCGAGAACCACCGCTCCGCAGATTTCTTTGTCGACCTGGAACTGCAAAAGATTGCCGATAACGAGGTGTCGAGCAGTCTCGATCAACTTACGGTCATTGTCCAGCGGCTCGCTGCTAGCCATCCATGACGGTTTCTTCTGGCGGTGGTATTTGCACTTCAAGTCCACACTGGGCACAGAGTACTGGTTTCCATCATCCGCCAAAACAGTGACCGCGCCCTCTTCCACTTGTACTCCTGCTAGAAGCGCACAAGTGGCATGATAAGACCGCGTACACTTGCCAAAGTTGCATTGGAAGCATGCCCCACGCACCTCACGACAGAAGAGGCACTTGAGACCCATGCGAGCCTTGGGAATATGATCAATATCGCACACAACCTCTTTGCCAGATTCGTCGCGAAGAACGCTAGTCTCTTCAGTGTACAAAGCACACCGCCGATGGACGTGAGATTTTCCATCCTCAGTGGGCAGCAAGTCTTCATAGTCTAGATCATTGGGGCACAATAGGCAAGGCATTTTCTTCGGGTAATCCACCTTCACGCGCTTGACCTTGGTCATATCGCCATCAAGCTTGCGTTTACGGCCACGAGTGGAAGTCTTTTCCGGCACACTACGCGGAGGCGTGAGGAGATCAGAAGCACCCTCAATTGCGTCGAGGTCGCTATCGAATTCGGCGTAGAATTCAGGTGTCGCTTCGCCACGAAGTTTACGCTCGATATCGTCCACATCAATCCAGACACTGTCGGACTCGCAGTTGCACTTCTTGGCGACCCGACCGTAGTCTAGCCACTTCTCGGTCGCAAAATTAACGGACTCGGCGCAGTTGTATCCAATGTTGTATCCAGAGTGGTACCCGTAAGGATATGTAATCACAAACTCGCCCTCATAGTGTACCATTTTGTTGACTGTGATGCCGTACTGAGACTTGAGGAGACTAGGCGAGACAAGGTAAGTCTTATGGCGGAGAAATTGGTCACAAGTCTTTGCATCGCTGGGCCAGATGCCTAAAGTTGCGGTTAGAACTGCTGCCTGTATCTCACGGGTAGGCCGCTAGAAAGTAAAGATACTCACTCTTCATTGCCTGTTCAAACTTCGGAGCATCCTCTTGGGAGATACTATACCACTGTTTAGGAGCGCCAAAGTGGATGTAGTTGATACTGTAGAGGTCCACGTCCTCCAAATGCCACGCGAATGTCGCCTTCCACATGCCCAGGTATAAATATGCAGTGTTGACACCGGGGACTTTTTGCCCGATGACGTCGAGGAGATTCGGTAGCTTCGCAACGTTCCACTCGGTTGTGTTTTCATCAAAGAGAGAACCTGGCATATCTGCACCATACATAGGGTTGTTGAACATAAGAGACTTCCAGTAAGCGGTTTCTAGCTCTTCGCACCGTTCGTAGGTATAGTCTTGGTTATCATGAATGCGGTAATCGAAATCTTTGTaggcttcttcatcaatgTGGTCGATAGTCTCACCCTTGTTCTGCTTCCTTCGCGCGGTTACCGACTTGGGCTGTCGTCcctttggctttggcgcaGGCAGCGACTCGCCGTCGCTGAGAGCTTCGAATTTCGCTTCAACGGGGTTCGATTCAGGCGAAACTGGTGTGGGCGGACCTTCCTGTTTGATCTTATCCATACTGTCGTCCGCAGGGGGCTCTTCTTTTATTTTGACTgcctcctccttggccttcgACTGGTTCGATCGCTTAGGCGGGCGTCCAGGCCCTCGTTTTGGAGTGTCGGACCGCGTTGTCTGGGGCTTGGGAGCCGAAGGCGCACGGTTAGCACGTTCttggtttcttctcctttctccTCGGCGAGCAGGCGGTTGGTGGCTGCCATCTTCACAGAGCGCTTTCCACTGAGGTAAGTTGTAAGACCTCTGTTTCTCGATGTTTGCCTGGGTATAAGTTCCGTGGGAGCCGTGGAATTCCTGCATGATTGGGTTCTTCACGCGGATCTTCTTGACTGCTTCATCGTGGGCCGGAAGGGCATCGCTCCTGGAGAAGACGAAAAGGTCAATTAAGATCATAACCTGGAGCTCCGTCAACCATACCATTCTTTGGGTGGGATGACCTTGACAATTCCTGAGCGCATCCCATATTTGTCGACTTTGTTGATGAAGGCTTGGAAATCGCGGAACTGGTTCATCGTCTACACGAAGCTGTGTtagccaacaacagcacaaAGCTGGACTCTTGTGCAGTGAAGCGACATACAGGTTTGAAAACAGGAATCTTGCCGCCCCCATAGTAATGATCCGGTTCAatttcctcatcttcatcttccaccGATGGAGCTTCCTGGGCGCCTGTAGTTTTCGAGTCGAGCTCTAGGTCGGACAGCTCGGAAGGAGCTCCATCCGGTGCGTCCTTTTTGCCGTTGACGCTGTGAGGAGGTGTGATCGAAGCCGCATCAGTCGCAGGCCCGCCCGCGATCTGTTCAAGAGGCGGGCGATCAATTGTTGCAGCCATCACCATGCGAGATATGAAAATAAGAGTTGAAAGAGTTCGGGAGGAAGTGCGGATGCCGTCGTCGAGAATGCGACCGCTGATCGACGGCAAATATTCAATCCCCAGCGGTCGGGGAAAACGATGAAAAAGAAATCGGCAGAcgtttgctttctttcttttttccccctGGTCTTCGTTATCTGCAGAGGTTTATGATTGCCGGACTTCGTTGCGATGGTCGGGCTTTGGTCCAAACGATAGCAACGATAGTTGTCGGAATAAGAGAGCGTGTGAGATAGCGATGCTGAAAAGATCCCAGTGACCCTGGAGTGAATTGCTAGGGTAGGCCGTTTCTCATTGATGCAGGAAGGGGGTTGGAAAAAGGACGAACGCAGCCGCAGGATACGAGATAAGGAACTGAGTCCCGACGGCCGAGCGGTCGACTGAGCTAATTAGCGAGTTAATGATGAGATGGGACCCGCCGACATGAGATTAGTCGAGTGTCAAGTAGGTAAGCAAGCAGGTCGCAAAGCACAGAGCACAAGGTCGTTCCTCCTCTGAGATAAGGGAATGGAGCGAGGATATTTGCGGTGGTACaggacgaagaagcagcaaagGATATCCAGTCAACACAGGCGCTAGCTCGTCGACAGTTGCAGAGACAAGAAGTTGTTAGTGGAAGGGAAAGCCAAAGCAGGGGGAGAATCACGTCGGAAGGTCGAGAGTGTGGAACCAGCGTCTGGCCTGATTTGAGGAGCGGCACTGGACATGGAAAGTGGAATGATGAGTGATGCGCAGCCTGGGCACTCAGGCATCCGACTAGGCAGGATCGGGGATAGTCTAGACCGGCTAGTGTATTCCTTACGTACGTCGCTGTAATTCAGGCAGATCACGACAGGCGCTCCGGTGTCGGGGGTTACCAGGGGACCAAAGGCAAAAATAAGATGCCTGCAATAATAACAAATTATGAGCTAGGAAATAAC
This region of Aspergillus puulaauensis MK2 DNA, chromosome 5, nearly complete sequence genomic DNA includes:
- a CDS encoding putative jumonji family transcription factor (COG:L;~EggNog:ENOG410PGR5;~InterPro:IPR034732,IPR003349,IPR001965,IPR003347, IPR013083;~PFAM:PF13832,PF02375,PF02373,PF13771), encoding MVMAATIDRPPLEQIAGGPATDAASITPPHSVNGKKDAPDGAPSELSDLELDSKTTGAQEAPSVEDEDEEIEPDHYYGGGKIPVFKPTMNQFRDFQAFINKVDKYGMRSGIVKVIPPKEWSDALPAHDEAVKKIRVKNPIMQEFHGSHGTYTQANIEKQRSYNLPQWKALCEDGSHQPPARRGERRRNQERANRAPSAPKPQTTRSDTPKRGPGRPPKRSNQSKAKEEAVKIKEEPPADDSMDKIKQEGPPTPVSPESNPVEAKFEALSDGESLPAPKPKGRQPKSVTARRKQNKGETIDHIDEEAYKDFDYRIHDNQDYTYERCEELETAYWKSLMFNNPMYGADMPGSLFDENTTEWNVAKLPNLLDVIGQKVPGVNTAYLYLGMWKATFAWHLEDVDLYSINYIHFGAPKQWYSISQEDAPKFEQAMKSIWPSDAKTCDQFLRHKTYLVSPSLLKSQYGITVNKMVHYEGEFVITYPYGYHSGYNIGYNCAESVNFATEKWLDYGRVAKKCNCESDSVWIDVDDIERKLRGEATPEFYAEFDSDLDAIEGASDLLTPPRSVPEKTSTRGRKRKLDGDMTKVKRVKVDYPKKMPCLLCPNDLDYEDLLPTEDGKSHVHRRCALYTEETSVLRDESGKEVVCDIDHIPKARMGLKCLFCREVRGACFQCNFGKCTRSYHATCALLAGVQVEEGAVTVLADDGNQYSVPSVDLKCKYHRQKKPSWMASSEPLDNDRKLIETARHLVIGNLLQFQVDKEICGAVVLENRPTERTLLVKVLPRGDVIELPYRWMLLVRRSNFAPLAAAIKPLPAHLARKPEARRELESALPVAGKPFGDGRSPYQWAEFETVDSTNRPSAPPMVQVNLDKMEQIWYYLGQSSTECRAQYTHNPSVPIHNPRSNFLDSVKSLGAVMARLPSYPHQRLPPYVLTAPHPHLLSSAAATTTASAVAVAAAAAAASRPSLPQRPSFAPPPRSSPAAPTSAAVAASAMPSAYRSLPNQSARHAPYPQLTKAHIQSQQQHSHQQQQQNTNGSVTTNNSHLTVNNFAGVREIIARRRLAQITDHANVFAGYTIVSTELVVETLLGPMGSVPPSNGLEKLELAMAQQRVHPRAPDGTLLPVQPLNMRSEEVTRLLQMLRFSLISHRDRLDVLQKKESENVKQETANKTNGAAPKLPQKYAYLEQQREQAPTVYQSPYDMPSGFTEYARTTFGLTRAEPELPMPSLANDYFASLSPENQEKILKTCGSFVQRAMERSAPHSRQSSASNLRLASALAQQAENPTIDITTVEDMPLSGLDFPLRADSPCSNFSRSHLRFHSPNDFTNHGTEVHHDHHDLFGDQQANTRFWQHGPWAAGDGNTPNEESRPFFGPHERLKHDYASSDISLGRGGPGSLHSVDMAGFGLDNPDDLGGALSP